The proteins below are encoded in one region of Tsuneonella sp. CC-YZS046:
- a CDS encoding aspartate-semialdehyde dehydrogenase, with protein MGYRVAVVGATGNVGREMLAILAEREFPCDEVAAVASPRSTGMEIEFGDTGRMLKVKNIEHFDFTGWDIALFAAGSGPTQIYAPKAAAAGCVVIDNSSLYRMDPDVPLIVPEVNPDAIDGYTKKNIIANPNCSTAQMVVALKPLHDFATIKRVVVSTYQSVSGAGKVGMDELFEQSRAIFVGDPVEPKKFTKQIAFNVIPHIDVFLDDGSTKEEWKMVAETKKILDPKVKVTATCVRVPVFVGHSESISLEFEKEISAQQAQDLLREAPGIMLVDKREDGGYVTPVECAGDSATYISRVREDSTVENGLNLWCVSDNLRKGAALNAVQIAELLGRRHLKKG; from the coding sequence ATGGGTTATCGAGTAGCTGTTGTAGGTGCCACCGGGAATGTCGGGCGCGAGATGCTTGCCATTCTGGCCGAACGCGAATTCCCCTGTGACGAAGTGGCGGCCGTCGCCAGCCCGCGCTCCACGGGCATGGAGATCGAATTCGGCGATACCGGCAGGATGCTGAAGGTGAAGAATATCGAGCATTTCGATTTCACCGGATGGGACATCGCGCTGTTCGCGGCAGGCTCCGGCCCGACCCAGATCTATGCGCCCAAGGCCGCCGCCGCGGGCTGCGTGGTGATCGACAACAGCTCGCTCTACCGCATGGACCCGGATGTGCCGCTGATCGTGCCGGAGGTGAACCCCGATGCGATCGACGGCTATACCAAGAAGAACATCATCGCGAACCCCAACTGCTCGACCGCCCAGATGGTCGTGGCGCTGAAGCCGCTGCATGATTTCGCCACCATCAAGCGGGTGGTGGTTTCCACCTACCAGTCGGTGTCCGGCGCGGGTAAGGTCGGCATGGACGAGCTGTTCGAGCAGAGCCGGGCGATCTTCGTGGGCGATCCGGTGGAGCCGAAGAAGTTCACCAAGCAGATCGCGTTCAACGTCATTCCCCATATCGATGTCTTTCTCGATGACGGCTCCACCAAGGAAGAGTGGAAGATGGTGGCGGAGACGAAGAAGATCCTCGATCCCAAGGTGAAGGTGACCGCCACCTGCGTCCGCGTTCCCGTGTTCGTCGGCCACTCCGAATCGATCAGCCTCGAATTCGAGAAGGAGATTTCCGCGCAGCAGGCGCAGGATCTGCTGCGCGAGGCGCCGGGCATCATGCTGGTGGATAAGCGCGAGGATGGCGGTTACGTCACTCCGGTCGAATGCGCGGGCGACAGCGCGACCTATATCAGCCGGGTGCGGGAAGATTCGACGGTCGAGAACGGCCTGAACCTGTGGTGTGTGTCCGACAATTTGCGCAAGGGCGCCGCGCTGAACGCGGTGCAGATCGCGGAATTGCTGGGCCGCCGCCACCTCAAGAAGGGCTGA
- the rplS gene encoding 50S ribosomal protein L19, whose translation MNLIQKLEAEAIEQFVQGKDIPDFRPGDTVRVGVRVVEGERTRVQNFEGVCIARSNRGLGSNFTVRKISFGEGVERVFPLYSPNIDSITLVRRGVVRRAKLYYLRGRTGKRARIAERRDQSAGQEG comes from the coding sequence ATGAACCTCATCCAGAAGCTCGAAGCCGAGGCGATCGAGCAATTCGTTCAGGGGAAGGACATCCCCGATTTCCGCCCGGGCGATACCGTCCGTGTCGGCGTGCGCGTCGTTGAAGGCGAACGCACCCGCGTCCAGAATTTCGAAGGCGTCTGCATCGCCCGCTCCAATCGCGGCCTTGGCAGCAACTTCACTGTCCGCAAGATCAGCTTCGGCGAAGGCGTGGAACGCGTGTTCCCGCTCTATTCCCCGAATATCGACAGCATTACCCTCGTCCGTCGCGGTGTCGTGCGGCGGGCCAAGCTCTATTACCTGCGCGGCCGCACAGGTAAACGCGCGCGCATCGCCGAACGGCGCGATCAGAGCGCCGGCCAGGAGGGCTGA
- a CDS encoding DHA2 family efflux MFS transporter permease subunit: MAAEASAAPAEGTGITPAALDAPTVHVDSVPLVYIGVLLAALLQILDTTIANVAIPHMQSSLGATQESVLWVLTSYIVASAIALPTAGWLAGRFGARRLMLVSTILFILSSMLCGMAINLEEMVLFRVIQGFAGAFLMPLSQTVMLDVTRPSRHPQAMALWGGGIIVGPILGPIIGGWLTENMNWRWVFYVNVPVGAVALFLMATQLPRWPTRKVRFDIAGYVLVALSVASMQLLLDRGQHIDWFDATEAWVYAIIAACAGWMAVVHLATARAPLFDRALWHDANFTVTLLIMLVLGLSAYATLALLPPLLQGLLGYSVLTSGTVVAPRGIGVMACMILVGRLARMGVDLRLMVATGFGIIALSMFQMASWSLDVDMRHVVMTGVIQGVGLGFLFIPLNALAFSTLPAHLRADGSSLVNLSRSIGASVGISLSSLLLARSIQTNHAELAPHVSAEAMQVFDPAQAGRFAQFGEAALSFADAEVNRQAAMIGYVNDFWLMGWLCLASIPLVMLIRKPAKDAAPISAEAAH; this comes from the coding sequence ATGGCCGCCGAGGCCTCGGCAGCGCCAGCGGAGGGGACGGGCATCACACCGGCGGCGCTCGATGCGCCGACGGTCCATGTCGACAGCGTGCCGCTGGTCTATATCGGCGTCCTGCTGGCCGCGCTGCTGCAAATCCTCGACACCACCATCGCGAATGTCGCGATCCCGCATATGCAAAGCTCCCTGGGCGCGACCCAGGAAAGCGTGCTGTGGGTGCTGACCAGCTACATCGTCGCTTCCGCCATCGCCCTGCCCACCGCGGGCTGGCTCGCTGGCCGGTTCGGCGCGCGCAGGCTGATGCTGGTCTCGACCATCCTGTTCATCCTCTCCTCGATGCTCTGCGGCATGGCGATCAATCTCGAGGAAATGGTGCTCTTCCGGGTTATCCAGGGCTTCGCCGGGGCGTTCCTGATGCCCCTGAGCCAGACCGTGATGCTGGACGTCACCCGGCCATCCCGGCACCCCCAGGCGATGGCCCTGTGGGGCGGCGGGATCATCGTCGGGCCGATCCTCGGGCCGATCATCGGCGGCTGGCTGACCGAGAACATGAACTGGCGCTGGGTGTTCTACGTCAATGTCCCGGTCGGCGCGGTGGCGCTGTTCCTCATGGCGACCCAGCTTCCACGCTGGCCCACCCGCAAGGTGCGGTTCGATATCGCGGGCTATGTGCTGGTCGCGCTCAGCGTCGCCTCGATGCAATTGCTGCTGGACCGGGGCCAGCATATCGACTGGTTCGATGCGACCGAGGCTTGGGTCTATGCCATCATAGCCGCCTGCGCGGGCTGGATGGCGGTGGTTCACCTGGCCACGGCGCGAGCGCCCCTGTTCGACCGGGCGCTGTGGCATGACGCCAATTTCACCGTGACCCTGCTCATCATGCTGGTGCTCGGGCTGTCGGCCTATGCGACGCTGGCCCTGCTCCCGCCCCTGCTGCAGGGCCTGCTCGGCTATTCGGTGCTGACCTCCGGCACCGTCGTCGCGCCCCGCGGGATCGGGGTGATGGCATGCATGATCCTGGTCGGGCGGCTTGCCCGCATGGGGGTCGATCTCCGGCTGATGGTGGCGACGGGGTTCGGCATCATCGCCCTTTCCATGTTCCAGATGGCGTCGTGGTCGCTCGATGTGGATATGCGGCACGTCGTGATGACAGGCGTGATCCAGGGAGTCGGTCTGGGATTCCTGTTCATTCCGCTGAACGCACTGGCGTTCAGCACCTTGCCCGCGCATTTGCGGGCGGATGGATCGAGCCTGGTCAACCTGTCCCGTTCGATCGGCGCCTCGGTGGGGATTTCGCTTTCGTCGCTGCTGCTGGCGCGCTCGATCCAGACCAACCATGCCGAGCTGGCGCCCCATGTGTCGGCGGAGGCGATGCAGGTGTTCGATCCCGCGCAGGCCGGGCGCTTTGCCCAGTTCGGCGAAGCGGCCCTGAGCTTTGCCGACGCCGAGGTCAATCGCCAGGCGGCAATGATCGGATATGTCAACGATTTCTGGCTGATGGGCTGGCTATGCCTGGCCTCGATCCCGCTGGTGATGCTGATCCGCAAGCCCGCGAAGGACGCGGCCCCGATTTCCGCCGAGGCCGCGCATTAA
- the trmD gene encoding tRNA (guanosine(37)-N1)-methyltransferase TrmD → MTFAATIITLYPEMFPGPLGVSLAGRAREEGAWSLETVQLRDFAADKHRTVDDTPAGGGAGMVLKVDVLGRAIDHALALHPDCPVLAMTPRGKPITQERIRELAGGPGVTILCGRFEGFDERIFEGRAVEQVSVGDIVLSGGEPAALMVLDACIRLLPGVMGATESGHEESFEEGLLEYPHYTRPVDWEGRTIPEVLRSGDHAKIAAWRKLRAEEDTRLRRPDLWERHRGARDRPASGARREK, encoded by the coding sequence ATGACCTTCGCCGCCACCATCATCACGCTCTATCCGGAGATGTTCCCCGGTCCGCTGGGCGTTTCGCTCGCCGGGCGGGCGCGGGAAGAAGGCGCGTGGTCGCTCGAAACGGTCCAGCTTCGCGATTTCGCGGCGGACAAGCATCGCACGGTGGACGACACGCCGGCCGGCGGCGGCGCCGGCATGGTGCTGAAGGTCGATGTGCTGGGCCGGGCGATCGACCATGCCCTTGCGCTCCATCCTGATTGCCCGGTGCTGGCGATGACGCCGCGCGGCAAGCCGATCACGCAGGAGCGGATTCGCGAGCTGGCTGGCGGTCCCGGAGTGACGATTCTGTGCGGCCGATTCGAAGGTTTCGACGAACGCATCTTCGAGGGGCGCGCGGTCGAGCAGGTTTCCGTCGGCGATATCGTGCTGTCGGGCGGAGAGCCGGCCGCGCTGATGGTGCTCGACGCTTGCATTCGCCTGCTTCCCGGCGTAATGGGCGCGACCGAAAGCGGACATGAAGAGTCCTTCGAGGAAGGCTTGCTCGAATATCCGCATTATACCCGACCAGTTGATTGGGAAGGGCGCACGATCCCTGAAGTGCTGCGATCGGGGGATCATGCGAAAATCGCCGCATGGAGGAAACTCCGGGCGGAAGAAGACACACGGTTACGCAGGCCGGACCTTTGGGAGCGTCACAGGGGCGCTCGGGACCGACCTGCCTCTGGCGCGCGGCGCGAAAAGTGA